tttttatttatcaaaGACTACTGTATATTGCtttgtgggatttgttttgcaaaaagtagTGTACATGCTGTGGACACTAGATTGTTTTAGAGGCCACTAGATGTGCATACATTTTGATGTGTTCCTTCATCAATGAGTCAATCCTCAGAAACTTAATCACCATTTTGATTATAGATTCATCGTTTGAGACGGTGTACAGCTTCTCAAGTGTGATAAttcttctctgttttatataattgaAAACTGAACATCTGTGTAAACTGTTggttggaaaaaacaaacaagatgaaAACATCACTTTGTGCGCTGGGAAATtatgatggacatttttcattcTCCTGTAACATTCTTTAGACTAAACAAATGTTTGATTAATTGAAAATATAATCAACTGATTAATCGATAAAGAAAACATCAACAATCCTACATCTTTCCCAGTCTGGAATTATTTTAATTACAGCAAGACATCACAAATCTCTTCAACTTTTCCCTTTCATCTTCCACTCTCTGTTAATACTTTCTCAGTTCATCCTTTTATTTTGGTTAAAACACTATTTAGTATAGTATttcttatttattcattatttaacaTCTTTTCTATAAAAGCAATTTGAATTTCCTTTGAGTGTGAAATAAGCTATAACTGTCTTGCATTGATGGTACAATGTGGTTGTTTTACTGCTATGATGGGGTTATCTCACCAGTATTAGCAGAAGGATTTGGTTACTGAACTCATTCTGCTGAATTGTTTGGGTCAATTTCTGCTCAGAATGATTGCAGTGTGAGAAATGAACACTGTGAACCCACCTTAATGACTGACTTTGATCCTTATAATATAGATTGATACAGCACTTAAATAGCACTTTTAATTTGCCAATAGCTGGATATTTCTGCCCTTGAAGGAAAatatttagtctttttttttttataaaacttcTGCACTTTACTGTATACCATGTCAATCAAAAGTGGTAGAACCAGTTttactgagagaaaaaaaaacacaatcaaacttCTCCCAAGCACATTCAGTCTCCACTTATCAGAGGAAATGATGCCAGCCAGTCTCAAAGCTACCCTCTGTGTCTCCAGACGCTCTGAAAACACAGTAACACAAGAAACATCCGGAGCCGATAAACACAATGACCACAACACATGAGTCTGGCGGTTATGATCCCTATCCTCCACACAGCATCCCAGAgtgaggaaaggagagaagggagggaaATGATGAAGGAATGAGTACAGAGGATAGGAGATAGTGTTATGTTAGTTTGGGGTTTCTTTTCTACTTCCTCTGGACTTAATAACAAGAGaaatctctctcctctcctctcctcttgtctccttctctccgttCCCCTTCATTTGCCCGCCCGgctattgatttatttttttcctctgacACTTATGTGCCCATAAGCGTTAGTGTACCACATATCCCTCAGTGAGCTTGTGGACACTCCTTATACTAATAAGAAAATCTCACTTAGTCTTAGTTAGAAGTTCACAAAATTCAAATCTTATGGTTGAGACctaaaaacataaacagaatAAAAGCACAGACAAACATCAGTTTGTCCCATGACCATTAATCCGAATAAAAAGCTCCATTAACACACTACTATAATGTTTGAGCCATTTATAGTGTTACACCCAACAATATTTCTTTAATCTACTTAAAGTCAATAATCCCTCAGTTCATGGATAGTGGTTTGTGGAGTTTATGTTCACCTCCATGGTTTGACCCTGCACCTACCTGGCTGCTGCCCACTCCCAGAGCACTTTGACCAGCAGAGGGCGCTCCAAGTCCGTTTAGGTTTAATCCCCCCTTCCCCATCACAGCAGAGGAGGACACCTCAATTCAACTGCGGTACCCAGCTAATTCCTTTAATTGCTTCCTTCCTGTAGTTAATTTGTGCCAATCTGCCCAGGCTCAAAACCCGAGCTGCATTACATTGTcagaatcaaacacacacacactcgattTCTTATTGGTGCATgttaatttaaatacattaccCCACaaacctcattttttttttagtgtgtcTGCTTGTTGAATTCATCTATTTCAGTCAGAGCTGTCAGTGCCGACAGATCGAGGTACGCTCCTGCACCTGTGCCCCTTTGCGttgcattatttttttgtattgcatTTCTGCAGACATTCGCTTAACaattgggtttaaaaaaaaagaagctaaattGTGGTTTGTGCAAAAGCAGGTAAATTAATCAACTTTTAGGCAGTACATCTCACGTATTTATTGATAACGATGAGAGAGAAATGTGCAGCAGACTTCATGAGACAGTTTGAAATGTTTGGTGATATTTTAGGCGGGATAGTAGCGACATAACTCATCCTAATTATCTCCTACTACTACATAGATTAGTATTTTCTGCCTGCCTCCATGGATATATTAAGAGAACTGTCTCCCGTCAATTGAAGCTCTACTCTACTATGGCCCCTCCCACTTCCTCACCACCGAAATAGACCTATCATAAAGAGAAAATACAtaattttgtaaataaatatactAATGAAACCACGTGTTTCGAGTTTAAATCAACCTTTATGTTTTGTGTGGATTATTTCTGGTGATAAAAGCAGAACATTAATTTGAGGTGTTAGATGTTCAATGCCGGAGAGTGTTTCGCGGGAAAACGATCGGAAGGATACATCAGTGGAGTGGAGGAGTGCTGCGCCTGTTTTTATTGCAGCCGGCGGAGCTCTCAGCTGTGATTCTACGCTGCTGATGACAGACTGTGCGTCGCTCGTGCAGCCCTTCAACTTCCCATGCATACTTCACACAGCCTCACTGAAAACGAAGGATTGGAGGGATTTAATGTTACTTTCGTATTGGAATAACTTCCCAGCCCTTTTTTGCGCCTTTTGGGTCGATTTCGCCCCGTCTTCTTCCGCCGACAGTTTAAAATCTAaaaggtaacgttaacgttaaggGATGGGAGTGGGTTTCTGGACGCTTGCACGTCACCTTCCCACGACAGTTTAGTCAAAAATATATAAGTTTATCGTCAGTAGCAGTTAAGTGAAGGTGGGGGTTCCGTTCTTGCGCTTAATTTACTATCAGTTTCCCAGTTAAGCacctgctgctgcaacactggtGCATCTATGCAAAGCGTGCAAAAGACAGTCGATGTTTTGGAGTGACCCATGTGATGTTGCTTACACTTAATGTTGCAGAGCAGGATCAGTGCCAAGCAGCTGCTTTGAACCTGCAGACCTTTTTTGTGAATTAAATCAAcatctaatatttttttttctttcaaccagCTTCACaataaggaaaaaaagacagacaaaatgcCGCTGAATTCAAGTTTGACGAGTAAAAACTATGACTACGACTACGACTCTCTTCAACCGTATTTCTACTATGACAACGAAGAGGAGGATTTCTACCCTCAGCAGCTTCAGCCTCCGGCACCGAGCGAGGACATCTGGAAGAAATTTGAACTTCTCCCGACCCCTCCACTTTCACCTAGCCGCCGGCCGTCCCTGTCAAGCCTCTTCCCCTCCACGGCGGATCAGCTGGAGATGGTGACTGAGTTCCTGGGTGACGACGCGGTCAACCAGAGCATCATCTGCGACGCAGACTACTCCCAGACCTTCCTCAAGTCCATCATCATCCAGGACTGCATGTGGAGCGGCTTCTCAGCGGCGGCCAAGCTGGAGAAGGTGGTCTCCGAGCGGCTCGCCTCCCTGCACGCTGCGAGGAAGGAGTCTGCGGTCGGTGACTGCGCGGAGCCCGCCGGGGCAGCTGCGTGGAGGCTGAACAGCAGCTACCTGCAAGACCTGAACACCTCCGCTTCGGAGTGCATTGATCCATCTGTGGTTTTCCCGTACCCGATAGCAGAAACGCCCAAGCAGAACTCAGGGACGCCGCCTAGTAAGGATTTGGGACTGGACACGCCACCGAACAGcggcagcagtagcagcagctgtAGTGACTCAGGTAAGCTGTGCATATGCACTCATTCACTCAGTCACACCCCTCTGTGCAATTAGGAATATCCCTCTGCTGAGTTTGCAAAGATTGTAACCACTATTTAGACTAAAACGATGCCAACTCAGTTTAAATTATTGTGATTTGCTGTCAGATTTCCAGGCAGGAGATGGACATGTTGTAGACTGCTGTGGTATTGGCTGCAATGTTAAGCCATCAACTGATGTGGAAGGAGAGATCATACCCCCTCCCTTCCCTCTGCCAGCATGCAGTGTGAACGAATTGCAACCTTGATGCTGAATCAGAGTGtgatttgatttttgatttttgtgTTGCAGAAGATGAGGATGGagatgatgatgacgacgatgatgaggaggaagaagaggaggaccaggaggaagaggaggagattgACGTGGTCACAGTGGAGAAGAGGCAGGCGGTGAAGCGGTGCGACCCCAGCCCAGCAGAGACCAGGCACCCCAGCCCACTCGTGCTGAAGAGGTGCCACGTCTCCACCCACCAGCATAATTACGCCGCCCATCCATCCATGAGGCACGAGCAGCCGGCTGTCAAGAGGCTGAAGCTGGAGACCAGCAGCACCAGTGGAAGTGGCGGTCCCAGCAGGGTCCTCAAACAGATCAGCACCAACCGCAAGTGTACAAGCCCAAGGACGTCTGATACGGAGGACTATGACAAGAGAAGGACTCATAACGTTCTGGAGCGCCAGAGGAGGAACGAGCTCAAGTTGAGCTTCTTCGCCCTGCGGGATGAGATCCCTGACGTGGCCAACAACGAAAAGGCAGCCAAAGTGGTGATCCTGAAGAAGGCTACAGAGTGCATTTACAGCATGCAGTCAGACGAACAGAGACTTCTCTCAGTTAAAGAACAGCTGAGGAGGAAAAGTGAACTTTTAAAGCAGAGACTCGCACAGCTGCAGAGCTCTCGTGCTTAAAGTTTAAATCATCATAGACTTTTTggccttttgttttttatgcaaGTTCAAGACTTGGGGTGTACAGTTGTCGTTGCATGCAAATGCAAAATGGATTAAGTTGTTTGAAATCTTGTTTGATTTCAATGTTAAAACTGCCTCAGTAGAAGTTATGGGtggattaaatatttaaaagtttatttttattaataaaatataaaaaaaatgggaCTACTCTGAGGACcc
The genomic region above belongs to Perca flavescens isolate YP-PL-M2 chromosome 22, PFLA_1.0, whole genome shotgun sequence and contains:
- the myca gene encoding transcriptional regulator Myc-A isoform X1 — protein: MPLNSSLTSKNYDYDYDSLQPYFYYDNEEEDFYPQQLQPPAPSEDIWKKFELLPTPPLSPSRRPSLSSLFPSTADQLEMVTEFLGDDAVNQSIICDADYSQTFLKSIIIQDCMWSGFSAAAKLEKVVSERLASLHAARKESAVGDCAEPAGAAAWRLNSSYLQDLNTSASECIDPSVVFPYPIAETPKQNSGTPPSKDLGLDTPPNSGSSSSSCSDSEDEDGDDDDDDDEEEEEEDQEEEEEIDVVTVEKRQAVKRCDPSPAETRHPSPLVLKRCHVSTHQHNYAAHPSMRHEQPAVKRLKLETSSTSGSGGPSRVLKQISTNRKCTSPRTSDTEDYDKRRTHNVLERQRRNELKLSFFALRDEIPDVANNEKAAKVVILKKATECIYSMQSDEQRLLSVKEQLRRKSELLKQRLAQLQSSRA
- the myca gene encoding transcriptional regulator Myc-A isoform X2 — protein: MPLNSSLTSKNYDYDYDSLQPYFYYDNEEEDFYPQQLQPPAPSEDIWKKFELLPTPPLSPSRRPSLSSLFPSTADQLEMVTEFLGDDAVNQSIICDADYSQTFLKSIIIQDCMWSGFSAAAKLEKVVSERLASLHAARKESAVGDCAEPAGAAAWRLNSSYLQDLNTSASECIDPSVVFPYPIAETPKQNSGTPPSKDLGLDTPPNSGSSSSSCSDSDEDGDDDDDDDEEEEEEDQEEEEEIDVVTVEKRQAVKRCDPSPAETRHPSPLVLKRCHVSTHQHNYAAHPSMRHEQPAVKRLKLETSSTSGSGGPSRVLKQISTNRKCTSPRTSDTEDYDKRRTHNVLERQRRNELKLSFFALRDEIPDVANNEKAAKVVILKKATECIYSMQSDEQRLLSVKEQLRRKSELLKQRLAQLQSSRA